In Taeniopygia guttata chromosome 7, bTaeGut7.mat, whole genome shotgun sequence, a single window of DNA contains:
- the LOC140684521 gene encoding uncharacterized protein, with the protein MTALRTWCRQNQSPTRIPQQPSGQSARQRGPAAPRPERAALPPLPLSRPRPRPRPAAAALAARGEVPTGRPRQQRWARLGPRAPVRGSVPALLPAARSPRSCPRLGPRAPARGSVPALLPAARSPRSCPPRLPALGPRPFRRRTKARQLAGGCRRQTPRVKPAPKELRNARKSTGTAEVHSDLCSKHPMPHSSAPSGLAIGKELTRRTSAKRRGNEAASDAQGHTPPAGRWLAKLL; encoded by the coding sequence ATGACCGCGCTACGAACTTGGTGCCGCCAGAACCAAAGTCCCACCCGAATCCCACAGCAGCCGTCCGGGCAGAGCGCCCGGCAGCGCGGCCCGGCCGCACcgcgcccggagcgggcagcgctcccgccgctccccctcagccggccccggccccggccccgcccggctGCCGCAGCCCTCGCTGCAAGGGGCGAGGTTCCCACCGGGCGGCCCCGGCAGCAACGCTGGGCGCGGCTCGGTCCCCGCGCACCTGTCCGCGGCTCGGTCCCCGCGCTCCTGCCCGCGGCTCGGTCCCCGCGCTCCTGTCCGCGGCTCGGTCCCCGCGCTCCTGCCCGCGGCTCGGTCCCCGCGCTCCTGCCCGCGGCTCGGTCCCCGCGCTCCTGTCCGCCGCGGCTCCCCGCCCTCGGCCCGCGCCCCTTCCGCCGCCGCACAAAGGCGCGACAGCTGGCAGGCGGCTGCCGACGGCAGACGCCGAGGGTCAAACCAGCTCCGAAGGAGTTGCGGAATGCGCGGAAATCTACGGGAACTGCAGAAGTACACTCAGATCTGTGCAGTAAACACCCAATGCCCCACTCGTCCGCACCGTCAGGGCTGGCAATCGGAAAGGAATTAACACGGAGAACAAGCGCGAAAAGACGCGGCAACGAGGCGGCTTCCGACGCCCAGGGCCACACCCCTCCCGCTGGACGCTGGCTGGCGAAGCTGCTTTGA